In Lathyrus oleraceus cultivar Zhongwan6 chromosome 2, CAAS_Psat_ZW6_1.0, whole genome shotgun sequence, the DNA window ATTCTTCTCAAATCCAAAACAGAAAAACAGTAACCACAAAAAGCCACCAGGTCCACCAACTCTACCAATTATCGGAAATCTTCACATATTAGGTAAACTTCCACATCGAACACTTCAATCACTCTCTAGAAAATATGGTCCAATCATGTCCTTACAACTTGGTCAAGTACCAACTGTTGTCATTTCATCTTCAAAAGCAGCAGAATTATTCCTCAAAACTCACGACATAGTTTTTGCAAGCCGACCGAAGACTGTAGCATCTGATATCCTGTCTTATGGTTCCAAAGGGGTGGCTTTTTCTGAGTATGGTCCTTATTGGCGTAATATGAGGAAACTTCTCTCTTTGAAACTTGTTAGTCCTTCCAAAATTGAGAAGTTTGCTCCTATTAGAAAAGATGAGTTGGATGTTTTGGTTAAATCATTGGAGAAAGCTGCTTCAGTGGGTGAGGTTGTGAATGTTAGTGAAGCTGTAGAGAATGTTATAGAGGATATTATGTATAAGATGGTGTTGGGTAGGAGTAAGTATGAGGAATTTGACATTAAGGGGTTGGTTCAACAAGCAACGTCTTTGTTTGGAGCTTTTAATCTTGCTGATTATGTTCCATGGCTTGGCGTACTTGATATTCAGGTATGTATGTGTTTGTTATTAACGTCTATAAGAAAAGAAAGATTGAGTAttgactttattttatttttgagTCTTCAAAGTATTGTGATTGTGTAATTTTAGTGGAAATTGTGAAGTGACATAAAGAACAAATCTCAAAACCTAAAATTAAGGTTTTAAATAGCAATACACCTTAGATTGTAGCATGATTTTAGATTGTAGTATGTGACTTAATTACATTACACAAATTATGTTGAAAATTAGATGTAGACCCGCtctttaattaatttttatttttttttatcaaatttTAATTATGTTATGAATTTTTATTTAGTAAATATGGGAAACAAAtttatattatattaatttattatGAGTTATAATTGAGATAATGATATGAGTTAatcataaataaaataaaataaaatttaggcaaatttaaataattttaaaagCTATCACTAAGcgtttattttttatattttttctcTTATAGATATTTAATTATAAGTTGTTAAAGATATGTATTTATTTTTAGTTTtacataaaaaaattattttattttaaattattatcAAATAAAGTATTCAATAGCTTTACAAATTAATGTGTATAATGTCAAATTTTAGTTATATGTGAgaaatttaaaaatttattatttggttttatattttttgtttgatattataagaaaaatatagaaaataaatatatatatattcgaTAAAAAAATGTTGTATTCTCTATTATATTTCTAGATCAATTGAGAGTAATTTAATCCTGAAAAATTGCAAAATATATACGTTAGCATTAAAAGTATATTTCAATGATTTCTTTTGTTACTGtgattttaagaaaataaaacatattcatTGAACATCTTTTACTTTTGAAATTTTGAAGAATATATTTTATTGCAGTAATCTTAAAGGATTGAACCCCAAACTATTTATCAATATGCAATAAAAGAATATATGTATTATATCATATTTAAAATTTTGCAATGTgattttaaatttcaaattttaaaaaaagtcaatacatatgttttaaaaaatatattttttaattatttaatttatatatttaactaaatatatattttctaaatttaatataattttatttacatcaaattatatattttatatattttgtatgttaaatatatatatttttaactaaattaaatataaattaattttattttatttttattaattttacTTTTATCTCTTTTTATGCACTTGTCTCTTTTTATcttataatataatatattttatatctttttttattatattttaatttattaaatttttttgaaaaattaaatgTTAAACCGATAAAGTATTTAAATATTAgtattatttttttgtaaaataTATGATAAAGAAGTATCATAccatttattttttaaaaattgaaagaTTCTGAAATTATTTTAGAGAGACTAAGtacaaaataatcaaaatatattttttttcatttttataatTAAGAAGTTATTTTAAGAcaaatataaataatattttataaagTTTATGACAATAATAAATGAGAAAATTAGTTGTATGTCGAAAAACGATTTGTTGCAAgttaattaaaatttaattatatttatcTTATAATGTATTTTATTAAAAGTAATAATATATTTTGACCATTTAAAGATTTAAGATAGATTAGTATGATATTTTTTGaaataaacaaaattaataatCAAATATCAGATTATTGTATTTTGTATTTGTCAGGATTCGAATCCAAGATCTTTTTATAAAGGGTAATAATATGTTTTGACCATTTAAAGATTTAAGATAGATTTTGAGAGATGCAACATAGGAAAGTAAATGATATGGAAAAAAAAAGTTGAAATATCGCAAAATAGTTTGGTGCATTGAATTTAATAGATATAAATAGATAAATACCATAACTTTAAACTGCGGTTGTGGGTGCAGGTGTGGTTGCAGTTGCGGTTACAAGTGTTGTGATTAAGGTCATTACAGTTGTTATGATGCGCATTGCGGCCGTTGTGACGTGAGTTTTGATTGAGTGGTGTTTGAAATATATTGTTGAAAAGTACTTAATGTTTAAAAATGTTATTACATTGGAAAGTAAATAGGGTTACGAGGTTCTAAAATTTTGAGATTTTATAAAAACACTTAAATAAACATGGATAAAATTGTATGATTTAATTTCTAAAGCAAACGAAAGCGTGATCTTAAATCACACTGCAGTTGCTGTTTGATGTGGTTGCAGAGGCAACTGCATCCGCAATATTATGGCTAGATTACACCGCAATTGCGTTCGATGCGGTTACAGAGACAATTAAATATACAATATTGTGACTGCAATTAGAAATGCGGAGTGCATTTTAAAACTATGATGTATACTAATCCTTCCTTTCCTTATTAAAAACatattttgattttgtttatggttTTTAATTATTATAAGATGTGTAATATAAATGAATTGAACTAACTAATAAAGTTCGGTTGGTAGGTGTACATGGACATCCGATATAGAGGTATGAGTTTGAATACGTGACATTCTTAGATCTACCTTTCGAAACACCTAGATAGgagaaaattgaaaaaaaaaagacAATTTATTTAATAATTGAATCAAGTCTAAAATATTTCCCTGTTCACTTAAATATTTCTTTTATCAATTTTATCCTTAATTTTCATGTATGATTATGTTAAGTTCATTGAAAATATTCATTTTGTgtataattttatttattaattcATTTTTAGGGATTAACACGAGCTTGTAAGAAAGTCGGTAGAGCAATTGATGATGCACTAGAGGTGATAATAACAGACCATGAACAAGTTACTAATGTAGACAAAAATCGTCATGAAGATTTCATGGACATACTTCTTTCAATTTTATACCAAACTACTGATCATGAGAATGAATCAAATGATGTCATTGATCGAACTAACATCAAGGCTATTTTACTCGATTTGTTAATAGCAACACTTGATACATCTTCTACTACGATTGAGTGGACTTTATCTGAACTTGTCAGGCATCCAAGAGTCATGAAAATCTTGCAAAATGAAATACAAAATGAAGTGGGAAATAAAAGAATGGTTGAAGAAAAAGATTTGAAGAAATTGAATTACTTAGATATGGTGATTGATGAAGTCTTAAGACTTTATCCAATTGTACCCTTGCTACTCCCTCGTGAATCTAGAGAGAGCATAACAATTGATGATTATTTTATAAAAGAAAAGACACGAGTTCTAATAAATGCATGGGCAATAGGAAGAGATCCTAATGTTTGGTCCGAAAATGTTGAAGAATTCTATCCAGAGAGATTCATCAATAAGAAAATGAATTATCTAGGAAACGAGTTTGAATCAATACCATTTGGTTCTGGTCGTAGGGGTTGTTTTGGGATTCAAATGGGTTTAATTACTGTTAAATTTGTTATAGCCCAATTGGTGCATTGTTTTAATTGGGAACTTCCATATAATACGAATCCTTCTAATTTAAATATGGAGGAGAAGTTTGGAATCACCATACCAAGAGCTCAACATTTACTCGCAATACCAAGATATCGTTTGGTTGATGTTGAGCTTGAATAAGTCTAAGAATAGACTGTATCTGTATTCAACATGATTACTACTAAAAAAACATGCAATATTGTAGGCCTATTAATGAAATCAGTGtaaaataaattaatgaatatTGATTGTTTTCAATCTGTTAATGGTCAACGTTGAGTGGAATGAACTTATCTGTTAAATGCCTCGTCTTGTCTTTTACTCAAAGTATTTGTTTATTTTTGTACTACTATTATTACTAATTTCAAAGTTGATATGTGACATAAAAATCTAAAAATGAGATATACAACAAAATTTTAGTTCTAAATTCATAAGCCTTTTTGCATATAGGTTTCCTATTGAAAAAGTTTTTTTTTACAACCCAATCTGTAATTATGTTTTTTGGGATGAAGTAAGGGATTACATGGTCTTACTTTGAAAAAAGAAAATTCAattgaaaaaatatatttttttacaTATTTTTTGGGTAAAATTTTTCAACTTTGTTGTATATCTCATTTTTAGATATGTAATACTAGATTTAAATATGAGTGACAAGTTACATCAGTAACAAATCCAAAGACATGTAATTTTTCAAATTGAAATTAAgattcataaaataaaattaggATTACATAGATGAGTTCAACATAAAATGCAACATTACACTTTAATATCCTGGTGGACACTTCAACATCTTCAGAATATCTTCGAACGATCTTGAAATCATCGCTTCCGACTCGAGCGGAACTTTTGTTTCGAAACGGAAATACGTTTTCCACATAGCCATTACACCCACTTGCGTCTTGAGCTCAAATTTGATGAACTCAATCTTCCCTCTGTTGCCAATCGACGGTGAACGATACTCGAGCTTCACAATCTTTCGATTGTCTCCGTAAGGTAGGAGATAATAAATTTCATCTTTGATATCTTCGAGGGAGGTGAAACCGGTGAGCTTAAACGTGCACCCGAGTGTAGAGCTGGAGAAGGAGACATTTGCAACATACCAGTTGATGTTTATTTGTGACATTTGAGACATTTTCAGTTTGTGTAAAATATAACATAAGAACACCTTAATTTATAGAAGTCATAGATAAATATGGACTACTCAATAAGTGGCATGCGGATTCCAGAGATATATCTCCAGAACCACACCCTTTTATCTTGTCCCGAAGATGCATTTCCGGAAATTCTCTTGAACCAGTTTCAAAACAGAAcctattttttttataaaagaaCAATTGTTGTTATGGGGAATATATAAAATGCATTAAGACACAATACGAACAATTGTTGAATATATTGCACTTCATTTATATTGAGACACGGTTAAATACACTTATTTCTTCGGCTACACAAGAAATTAAAAAGAATCAAAATATTGGTCGCCGACTAAATCTATGGGTGGTACCCCCTTGGACTTTTATCCATTTTATTATCTTTCAATGTTACTCAATTTCTCGAGCTCTTGCATCATTTCTATAAAATAATCCAGTCAAGTCTCAACTTTTGTTGTTGAGTGAGTCATCCATTTCGGTGATGTAAGTGGTATATGGCATCCCGGTTTCAAGTAAACTTAAACAAAATGACTTGATTTTGAGAGCCACCCAATACACATAATACGATCATTTGAATTTTGAGATGGGGCGATACACAGTGGAAAAAAAGTTTCAAAAAAATGTATTGTGTCAGATCAATACACACTCGATCATACACACATGCTATTAGGTGACCCATTTCAGAGAAGCACGTCCATTTTGTCCCCGGAGCCGGTCTGCTAAGGCAAGGAACACGAGTGTTGTCTTTAAATCTGTGTTCCAAGATTGTGATGCTCCGACCAAATGATTTATGTATCTCATTATGATGGTTTTGAGTCATGTGGTTCACTGAGTCCCAATCTCTACACAAATTTCCCTTACTATTTCTCAACCAATTTTTTAAAGTAGCACGGGCAGACCCAAGTCTGTTAGTTGTTGTATTTCCAAGGTGTCTAACAGTAACTCCATCCTCACACATTCGGTACCTAGACACATAACTGTTATAATCCAACATTTTCAAGAGTTGTTGCATTTCAGTTCTATCCCCCCCTAAACGCTTTGTTAGTTAGGTACCAAATATTATACACTTGCTTGATATTTGATATATTTTCGGGGGGTTTCCGTTTCAATGTTGCAAGTATATTTTTCGGTTGAACCAGATTCAATATCATGTCAGTAACACATTCCTTCTCTTCCGACCTGAGCTGACACACACTAGGATGACCAACTAAATTTTTCACACAAATCATGGTTATGCAAACCACATATCACATTAAATCTCTAGTTTTTATTTGCCAACATGTAACCACACACCTTAAACGAACAGTCACATTTTCTTGAACAAATGTATTCTCTTTTAAAATTCTGGAGAGGATTTCTATATTTCCCGTTTCTTTCACATGTCATTCTCACAAAGCGCATCTTCTATCCGAAACATTATAGGACCTTCCGATAACCACACCAAACCTATGTTTAGCGGCCTCCATACAAATCCATTGAAGCATTTGATCACGAGATTCAAACTCTTGCTCGTTTTTCAATTGCTTCCCAACATCTACCGCCTTCACGACAACACCTTGGACATCCGAAGAAACAACTTGTTTTGGAAAAACATTGgggtgcaccatatctaatgaAAATAATTACAACATAACATCATATAAGCGACACTGCTCTAAACAGAGTTGGAAATTGAATACAGACTAGTTCCAGAAATGCATCTCCGAAAAAGTTCATGTGAGTGCACTCTTCCGTTTAGAtatgttttgaatgatgtcaaaatTAGGAAATAGCGTTTATGTACATTGGACGGTATCATCTGAGTCTAGCCGTGCATTTTAGCATTCTCGCATTAGGAAGCATGCCATCATTGTTGAAAATGGTCTGGAGAATATTTATGCATCAAAATATTGTGTTGAACATGAGAAACatggttttaagtgaaaaataTTCATTATATATCGACACATACCActacaggtcgacctatagaTGACTTTTTAAAACTTCAGGTCGATACATATATGCTACAGGTTGGCATGTATAATACAGTATTAAAGCCTATAGCTACTGTTTTGTGTGATGACTCCACATGTCGGCACATAGGAGGCACATGACATTGATAGGTCGATACATGACATTCAACAGGTCGACCTATGCCTCGTACAAGTCGACTTATGCCTCatataggtcgacacatgacttcAACAGGACGACCTATACGATGATTTTTTCttgcatattttcatattttctCAAAGTTAATTGCATTCCTTTTTGCTCTCATTCACCCATGCATATATATAATTCAcacatgcatcattctctagtgAGGTTTCTAGAGTCAATAAAACatacatgaatccaggatttcaaagtatctcatcatcttcaatccaatctatgcatacacacaatcaaactatacataatcattttttgattaGGTGCCATATAGATTAGGATTAATAACGTCCAATTAAGTTTATTGTACTGAGATTATTGGGTTGcgatctttgagggattcaaataagaaaaccaaggtggggtttttcttcaagatctttagggtttgaaggttttgaacaagattatgcaattcggatccgatcgagtgaaagccttgagactaggtgtgttggcaagggagtagcgtgaaacGGTGGATCGTATTGACAAATATTGGGTTCAAGAAGTAtgcgcttgggattaattcatccgggtgaaagccttgagacaaggaggtcgtgcaaggaagtagcaacaacatGTGAATTGAAGCGGCATTGTTGGTGACTCGATTAAACTTTGATCAAGTTTTTtattagaaattaaaaaaaattatttgaaattaaatattttattgtGATATATATCACAAATTTTAGATTTGATTCAAATATAATTTATTTTCATTAAATAAAGTTTTGAATTTGACTTGCAatttgtagcggtaaattcatgatcatcaagctatggataagctagacatcaaataacaagagtcgccaccgcgcttttattatttccaagggaaaagggaaaagtacgaacaaaacccaaaagtaagaagttttcaaatcaaaactaataaaatgccagagattacaggtaagggggttggttacacagagggaaggtgttagcatccaaagtgtcctagttactcctagggagcccttttttgtgtgcatatgtattttgtacaaattgatgtttacaaacaaatagaatggggggatgagaaaagaatccgttaattatatttttgtctttgacaagaccttcggacttgtgcctacgtaccaacataaaaatgagggatcaaaacctcgtagtttgtgataaaaatttcaaagtggatgcattgtttttaacaaaaattaagtttaaaaggcacaaaggcctaaaaatggcttgaatgagttagttctttttggcttttttgaaagtttaggtcaagtataattaagttcatttacaagtttgattaagaaaagaagtttgaaaatgcaatggcataaggccaaagtttctagtttacaaagtggtcaaagtttagaataaaactagttcaagcaaagaagaatttttaaaaggagggagagattttgaaattaaagaagtggggaggagatgaagagactaatcctaagcacaaatttaaaagttaagagttgaaaagatctgaccgatgggtagccatccaatagacaagaatgtcttatggaaaccccaaattcccttggatattagaatcaagtcacaaataatgcatacaatattatcttgaagagcaaggcatcaaataaagatagctcatccaagctttagccactccatgatctccttcaaatctgctcatgtaacagatgaattccacaagtcacgagttcaaaataacagcttaacaatgatcattttgcagatgaactcaaagggatcttcaaagatgtatcagatgaagtttcaaattgcaagcacttggttacatgatagttggcattggccaagtccttaatgcatagggatgttgcctaggttctaagtccaattgttcaagatcaagccaacagtccacacaatagttttttagggtttttgtttcttatcatgtacattgatggtcaaagaccacacaaacaaacaaaatatatacaaacaagatatatcacacaatatggtccaaatgggcaaagtgaaaatgacattaaataaacaattagaatggtatgaataatggcaaatgaatagaacttaaaaaattaaagtgcattaaaataaaggaattgaaattaaatgttagttgttaataagttagaagttagtattgttttgcttttgcttttgttttaagtcattctttggagaaaactcaacccacttatcacaagcatggatccttgagccaagacatcttccaaaggaaggaaaaaaggccaagtttccacacaataccatgaaagagcggagacttacaatctcactaactagaatgttatgccttttgtgtcaaaaatttagcgttatgttaagcaatcgtaattgtacttatgtagaagtcataactatttgaggtcgggcaatagaattttggtgttaatgcatgttagagacataatataatggactatgctcatgaaacataccacacacaaaaagaatatgcgaaagaggtgacctaatctcatccatactcatgttgatttttcaatcaactagctttagaactttgagatatcatagtccaaatgaaatggatgcataaagaaggggaattagatgaagagggaggggaatggatcaaaactcaaattggtcaaaggaggacttttaccaagttaatatcattcattcattttggaagatggaatgtacattccatcaatcccctaaattcaatgatattaatctagcaaagtcaaatcaaccttgaccaaggcccaacaacacaagtcaaacttatacaaaccatcacaagaggtcaacacaattatttggcatttattcaatttaaaaatactaaaaataatgcattaaattaaatatggtttgtcaaattcctaaaacctcataaaaacaccaaaaatatggtcatgagatttatcataggtcaaacaaggtcaaaagaccttggaaaaaaattcagaatttttaaagacttaaaagtatttttaaacaattaaaaataatcacaaaatcaattaaatcatgaaaaatattaataatgatccaaaaaataatttcaattcaaaatatgaaagaggaatttatttaaatttttttggtgaagctctcatattttttggatcaatattaagattaatatgaattaatgaaaatcaaatgaattaaaacaaaaatcaaaaaatcaaaaaaacgtgagccacttgacctccctcattaattgaggtggcagatcaagtggacacaaacgcgcgttccatgatggaacctagtcagcacgccacacacgtggtaatcaaaaccaacgcctaagattaaaacaattcaaacaagatcaacggctcagaacctgtccagcataccaccggcgctggacctccggtcaccttctcaggagaggtccaccggactggttcactcatcatcatcatcaaaataaaaaaggaggatatgatctgaaagaaaaatggcgtagagcatgaatctgacctcaatatcaactaactccaaatatatagaaagatatgaggagttaaattttgaggtgtgtcaactgagtcgcttcgatttgacctcaaagcaactcaatcttcttgcctacattggtaggacttcagacaaccaaagatccaagagaaatgagtgagaatcgaagagaagaagttttctgaaatttaccttcaatgttgtgcagaaatggatcttgcttgcttcaaccttgatctgatcacacttgagaagcttgtaggagaggtttggcaatggtacaaagctttggatcctggagtttctgaatctccaaacagtgagattcaaactcaactttcaagttgaaaatt includes these proteins:
- the LOC127118555 gene encoding cytochrome P450 CYP736A12 isoform X3, with protein sequence MTSLEITNHSILETMSFAAITVLAFLFITLTYFLFTFFSNPKQKNSNHKKPPGPPTLPIIGNLHILGKLPHRTLQSLSRKYGPIMSLQLGQVPTVVISSSKAAELFLKTHDIVFASRPKTVASDILSYGSKGVAFSEYGPYWRNMRKLLSLKLVSPSKIEKFAPIRKDELDVLVKSLEKAASVGEVVNVSEAVENVIEDIMYKMVLGRSKYEEFDIKGLVQQATSLFGAFNLADYVPWLGVLDIQGLTRACKKVGRAIDDALEVIITDHEQVTNVDKNRHEDFMDILLSILYQTTDHENESNDVIDRTNIKAILLDLLIATLDTSSTTIEWTLSELVRHPRVMKILQNEIQNEVGNKRMVEEKDLKKLNYLDMVIDEVLRLYPIVPLLLPRESRESITIDDYFIKEKTRVLINAWAIGRDPNVWSENVEEFYPERFINKKMNYLGNEFESIPFGSGRRGCFGIQMGLITVKFVIAQLVHCFNWELPYNTNPSNLNMEEKFGITIPRAQHLLAIPRYRLVDVELE